The following proteins are encoded in a genomic region of Ornithinibacillus sp. 4-3:
- the alaS gene encoding alanine--tRNA ligase produces the protein MKKLNSAEVRQMFLDFFAEKGHRVEPSASLVPNDDPTLLWINSGVATLKKYFDGTVTPENPRIVNAQKSIRTNDIENVGYTARHHTFFEMLGNFSIGDYFKKEAILWAWEFLTSEKWLGFDEKLLYVTVHPEDDEAYDIWLTEIKLPVEHIIRIEENFWDIGEGPSGPNTEIFYDRGEKYGNDSNDPELYPGGENERYLEVWNLVFSQFNHNPDDSYTPLPNKNIDTGMGLERMMSIIQDTPTNFETDLFQPILSMIGKLANQSYGTSKDIDTAYKVIADHIRTLAFAIGDGALPSNEGRGYVLRRLLRRAVRYAKQIGIEKPFMYELVPTVGGIMKDYYPEVAKQEEYIAKIIKIEEERFYETLNDGLNILADIIDKEKENNSTVFPGDIAFKLYDTYGFPKELTEEYIAEHGFTLDETGFQVEMDKQRERARNARKQVESMQVQDEVFGKLDATSEFIGYDILEKETTVVSILKDKAFVKTAKAGEKVLVVLAETPFYAESGGQIADKGIISADGLKAVVEDVKKAPKGQHIHHVTIEAGELVVGEKVTASIKKDSRLATVKNHTATHLLHQALKDVLGEHVNQAGSLVTSERLRFDFSHFSQVSEEELKQVEQIVNEKIWQSIPLDIRNMKIAEAKEIGAMALFGEKYGDIVRVVRVGDYSIELCGGCHVVNTAEIGLFKIISEGGIGAGTRRIEAVTSQGAYEFINKQVDILNQVSQKLKVTIDYVPNRIEQLNDEMKALSKTNESLSAKLAHLESASVLDKQIEVEGVNLLATKVNAKDMNQLRNMFDDLKEKMDTYVILLAAENDGKVQLLAGVSKDNIEKGLHAGNLIKEAAKLCGGGGGGRPDMAQAGGKNPSGIEQAIQFAEHYIKENKK, from the coding sequence ATGAAAAAATTAAATTCAGCTGAAGTTCGGCAAATGTTTTTAGATTTTTTTGCGGAGAAGGGACATCGTGTTGAACCAAGTGCATCACTTGTACCGAATGATGATCCAACCCTGCTTTGGATTAATAGTGGAGTAGCAACATTAAAGAAATATTTTGATGGAACAGTAACTCCAGAAAATCCAAGGATTGTTAATGCACAGAAATCAATCCGTACGAATGACATTGAAAATGTTGGCTACACTGCGAGACATCATACTTTCTTTGAAATGCTTGGGAATTTTTCGATTGGGGATTATTTTAAAAAAGAAGCTATTCTTTGGGCTTGGGAATTTTTAACAAGCGAAAAATGGTTAGGTTTTGATGAAAAGTTATTATATGTTACCGTGCATCCAGAGGACGATGAAGCATATGATATTTGGTTAACAGAAATCAAGTTGCCAGTTGAGCATATTATCCGCATTGAAGAGAATTTCTGGGATATTGGTGAAGGACCAAGTGGACCAAATACTGAAATTTTCTATGATCGTGGAGAGAAATATGGAAATGATTCAAATGATCCAGAGCTATATCCTGGTGGAGAAAATGAACGATATTTAGAAGTATGGAATTTAGTATTCTCACAATTTAACCATAATCCAGATGATTCATATACGCCACTCCCAAATAAGAACATTGATACAGGTATGGGGCTTGAACGTATGATGTCCATTATTCAAGACACACCAACAAATTTTGAAACAGATTTATTTCAGCCAATCCTTTCGATGATTGGAAAATTAGCAAATCAGTCTTATGGAACATCAAAGGATATAGATACAGCATATAAAGTAATTGCTGACCATATTCGTACCTTAGCTTTTGCAATTGGTGATGGAGCACTTCCTTCCAACGAAGGACGTGGATATGTATTAAGAAGATTGCTACGTCGAGCAGTTAGATATGCGAAGCAAATTGGTATTGAAAAACCATTTATGTATGAATTGGTACCTACTGTTGGTGGTATTATGAAGGATTACTATCCTGAAGTTGCCAAGCAAGAAGAATATATCGCTAAAATCATTAAAATAGAAGAAGAGCGTTTCTATGAGACATTAAATGATGGTTTAAATATTTTAGCGGATATTATTGATAAAGAGAAGGAAAATAATAGCACAGTATTTCCAGGTGATATTGCGTTTAAGTTATATGATACGTATGGTTTTCCGAAAGAATTAACAGAAGAATATATTGCTGAGCATGGATTTACATTAGATGAAACTGGCTTCCAGGTAGAAATGGATAAGCAACGTGAGCGCGCTCGTAATGCACGTAAGCAAGTAGAATCAATGCAAGTACAGGATGAAGTATTCGGTAAGTTGGATGCTACAAGTGAATTTATTGGTTACGATATATTAGAAAAAGAAACGACTGTTGTTTCCATCTTAAAGGATAAAGCATTTGTCAAAACCGCAAAAGCAGGGGAAAAAGTTTTAGTAGTACTTGCTGAAACACCATTCTATGCTGAGAGCGGGGGACAAATTGCTGATAAAGGGATAATTTCAGCAGATGGACTTAAGGCTGTTGTAGAGGATGTTAAGAAAGCGCCTAAGGGGCAGCACATTCATCATGTGACAATTGAAGCTGGAGAGCTTGTTGTTGGAGAAAAAGTAACAGCATCTATTAAAAAAGATTCTCGTTTAGCAACAGTGAAAAACCATACAGCAACTCATTTATTACACCAAGCATTGAAGGATGTATTAGGGGAACATGTTAATCAGGCAGGTTCATTAGTGACTTCTGAACGACTACGTTTTGACTTCTCGCATTTTAGCCAAGTATCTGAAGAGGAATTAAAGCAAGTAGAGCAAATTGTTAATGAAAAAATTTGGCAGTCGATTCCTCTTGATATTCGCAATATGAAAATTGCAGAGGCAAAAGAAATAGGAGCAATGGCATTATTTGGTGAAAAATATGGAGATATCGTACGTGTAGTTCGTGTAGGAGATTATAGTATTGAATTATGTGGAGGTTGCCATGTAGTCAACACAGCAGAGATTGGTTTATTTAAGATTATTTCTGAAGGCGGAATTGGTGCAGGTACAAGACGTATTGAAGCTGTAACAAGTCAAGGTGCATATGAGTTTATCAATAAACAAGTAGATATTTTAAATCAAGTAAGTCAAAAATTAAAAGTGACAATTGATTATGTGCCAAATCGTATCGAGCAATTAAATGATGAAATGAAAGCTTTATCGAAAACAAATGAATCTTTAAGTGCTAAATTAGCTCATCTAGAGTCAGCATCTGTACTAGATAAGCAGATAGAAGTAGAGGGAGTTAATTTGCTAGCTACAAAAGTAAATGCGAAGGATATGAATCAACTTCGAAACATGTTCGATGATCTGAAAGAAAAGATGGACACATATGTAATTTTACTTGCAGCAGAAAATGACGGTAAGGTTCAATTATTAGCAGGAGTTTCTAAAGATAATATCGAAAAAGGATTGCATGCAGGGAATTTAATCAAAGAAGCTGCAAAACTTTGTGGAGGAGGCGGCGGTGGTCGCCCAGACATGGCTCAAGCAGGAGGGAAAAATCCTAGCGGAATAGAGCAGGCAATCCAATTCGCCGAGCATTATATTAAGGAAAATAAGAAATAA